A single window of Pontibacillus chungwhensis DNA harbors:
- a CDS encoding CAP domain-containing protein produces the protein MRAFSKYGILLSIIVMVTIFLSAERSYAASSFKEFDSVSEVNPYKEWTVEFNTKLLQSSTNHVVVKNADGEDMDVHVSVNSTKKSIKVEPPIAGYVNGETYTLIIGREVKSVDNKQLNNEVRMKFTILGAHDPSLVNTKKEVMTKWDLYKPTYEGNPFVKDPSIRAPYTTGELKQGFLQDGVNMTNFVRYLSGLPDDIELNSSLNEQGQYGAVVTAANGYLNHHPTKPTDMDKDFYEIGYKSTSSSNLSQQYTKEDFTSSYEIDGAVQKGTIASSVYSYMMDESRSNIDRVGHRRWILNPQLKDVGFGYALNKKLGNYYNYTFSTMQVFDKSREEEVDYDYIGWPGVNRYFPAEFFPSDTPWSVSLNPYLYQIPELTEVNVEIKSLADGKTHKLNTQDTPMNTDGRDVLGEYFNINNQWYGIPYCIVFRPDPDQINLYNGVYEVTVEGLKDRNGNETSLQYKVNFFDLLN, from the coding sequence ATGAGGGCGTTTAGCAAGTATGGTATTTTACTCAGTATTATTGTAATGGTCACAATCTTTCTTTCAGCAGAGAGGAGTTATGCAGCAAGCAGCTTTAAAGAGTTTGATTCAGTATCAGAGGTTAATCCCTACAAAGAATGGACGGTAGAATTTAATACCAAACTTCTTCAATCCTCCACTAATCATGTGGTGGTAAAGAATGCAGATGGTGAAGATATGGACGTTCATGTTTCTGTGAACTCTACTAAGAAAAGCATAAAAGTCGAACCTCCAATTGCTGGATACGTAAATGGGGAAACCTATACATTAATTATTGGGAGAGAAGTTAAGTCAGTAGATAACAAGCAATTAAATAATGAAGTGAGAATGAAGTTTACCATTTTAGGAGCTCATGACCCTAGTCTAGTAAATACCAAGAAAGAAGTTATGACTAAGTGGGACTTATATAAACCTACATATGAAGGGAATCCATTCGTGAAGGATCCTTCTATTCGTGCTCCTTATACCACAGGTGAGTTAAAACAAGGATTTCTTCAAGATGGCGTTAACATGACAAATTTTGTTAGATACCTATCCGGATTACCTGATGACATAGAACTTAATTCTTCTTTAAATGAGCAAGGTCAGTATGGTGCTGTAGTTACGGCTGCAAATGGGTATTTGAATCATCATCCAACAAAGCCGACAGACATGGATAAAGATTTTTATGAGATCGGCTATAAATCAACCTCCAGTAGTAATCTAAGCCAGCAATATACGAAAGAAGATTTCACATCAAGTTATGAAATAGATGGCGCTGTTCAAAAAGGGACAATAGCTAGTTCGGTATATAGTTATATGATGGATGAGAGCCGTTCTAACATTGACCGAGTTGGCCATCGACGTTGGATCCTAAATCCCCAGCTTAAAGATGTAGGTTTTGGCTACGCTTTAAATAAGAAATTGGGCAATTACTATAACTATACTTTTTCAACCATGCAGGTCTTTGATAAAAGTCGGGAGGAAGAAGTAGATTATGATTACATTGGATGGCCGGGAGTAAACCGTTATTTTCCTGCGGAGTTCTTTCCTAGTGACACCCCATGGTCTGTATCGTTAAACCCTTATCTCTATCAAATTCCTGAGCTGACTGAAGTAAATGTTGAAATTAAAAGCTTAGCTGATGGTAAGACTCATAAATTAAATACTCAAGATACGCCAATGAACACCGATGGACGTGATGTACTGGGCGAGTATTTTAATATAAATAATCAATGGTATGGCATCCCATATTGTATTGTATTCAGACCTGATCCAGATCAAATCAACCTATATAACGGAGTATACGAAGTAACGGTTGAAGGTTTGAAAGATCGTAACGGTAATGAAACTAGTCTTCAATATAAAGTGAACTTCTTTGATCTGCTGAATTAA
- a CDS encoding SE1832 family protein codes for MTKKEIEDQIAAVKSDYVRLQGDLEKMESIGGRTENVEKQLVRLEEELASLNDQLAKV; via the coding sequence ATGACAAAGAAAGAAATAGAAGACCAAATCGCCGCAGTAAAATCCGATTACGTTCGTCTTCAAGGCGATTTAGAAAAGATGGAATCGATCGGTGGAAGAACGGAAAATGTTGAGAAGCAACTGGTAAGGTTAGAAGAAGAACTGGCGAGCTTAAACGACCAGCTTGCCAAGGTATAA
- a CDS encoding SDR family oxidoreductase: MLKLREKVVLITGAGSGLGEATAIQVAREGAKLSLVDVNGESLEKVKKRVQEVAETEILLITADVSDEEAVKNYVHKTKEHFGRIDGFFNNAGIEGKQNLTEDYGSDEFHKVVGINLNGVFYGMKYVLEVMKEQGSGSIVNTASVGGIRGVGNQSGYAASKHGVVGLTRNSGVEYGQYGVSIKAIAPGAIMTPMVEGSLKQLGGDQWEEAGEEFVKSNPMKRFGKPEEVGNLVSFLLSDEAQFINAAVIPIDGGQSYQY, translated from the coding sequence ATGCTAAAGTTAAGGGAAAAAGTTGTTCTCATCACGGGTGCAGGATCAGGTCTCGGAGAAGCGACAGCGATCCAGGTTGCGAGAGAAGGGGCTAAACTATCATTAGTAGATGTGAATGGGGAGTCTCTCGAGAAGGTCAAGAAGCGTGTGCAGGAAGTGGCTGAAACAGAGATTCTTCTCATTACCGCGGATGTTTCGGATGAAGAGGCTGTTAAGAACTATGTCCATAAAACGAAGGAACACTTTGGTCGAATTGACGGGTTCTTTAATAATGCTGGCATTGAAGGGAAACAGAATCTTACTGAAGATTATGGATCAGACGAATTTCATAAAGTCGTCGGCATCAACTTAAATGGAGTCTTTTATGGAATGAAATATGTTCTTGAGGTCATGAAAGAACAAGGCTCTGGCTCTATTGTAAATACAGCCTCAGTTGGTGGAATTCGTGGAGTTGGAAACCAGTCTGGATATGCTGCAAGTAAACATGGCGTAGTTGGACTCACCCGAAATTCTGGAGTGGAGTATGGTCAATATGGTGTAAGCATTAAAGCCATTGCACCAGGTGCGATCATGACACCAATGGTAGAAGGTTCTCTTAAACAACTCGGCGGTGATCAATGGGAAGAAGCAGGAGAGGAATTTGTTAAATCCAATCCTATGAAGCGCTTTGGAAAGCCGGAAGAGGTAGGGAATCTAGTATCCTTCTTACTCTCAGATGAAGCACAGTTTATCAACGCAGCTGTCATCCCGATTGATGGCGGGCAGTCTTATCAATATTAA
- a CDS encoding YbaN family protein, with the protein MKKLKNLLFALLGILSLGIGIAGTILPVLPGGPFYLFAAFCFSKSSKRVENWFKNTTVYQKYVLAFLQKKGMKKKEKIRINIIADTFIVASLFFVDILLVQILIVALALYKHYYFIYKIETIK; encoded by the coding sequence ATGAAAAAGCTCAAAAATCTCCTGTTTGCCTTATTAGGCATACTCTCACTCGGCATTGGCATTGCGGGGACAATTCTGCCTGTACTGCCGGGCGGCCCTTTTTATTTATTTGCGGCATTTTGTTTCTCGAAAAGTTCTAAGCGGGTGGAAAACTGGTTTAAAAACACAACGGTCTATCAGAAGTATGTCTTAGCTTTTCTTCAGAAGAAGGGTATGAAGAAAAAAGAGAAGATTCGGATTAACATTATTGCGGATACGTTTATCGTAGCTTCGCTCTTTTTTGTAGATATTTTGCTGGTTCAGATCTTGATTGTGGCGCTTGCTTTGTATAAGCATTATTACTTCATTTATAAGATTGAGACAATTAAGTAG
- a CDS encoding amidohydrolase: protein MRLIKNGTIIVGNGETLTNASVLIKDGKVKQIGEVTLNEEPEQVIDATGHYITPGLIDVHTHLGVHEEGIGQPGQDFNETSSPITPEIRALDGINPRDKGFEDARKAGVTTVQVLPGSANVIGGEMVTLKTSGSVVDEMVLRSPSGMKAAFGENPKRLHGTKGRAPVTRMGIAAMFRQQLRKAQQYKEKLERGENVEDNLGLENLVKVLNKEIPLRAHAHRADDIVTLLRLAKEFDLNISIEHCTEGHQIPDYIAQFNFPAAVGPTMSTRSKVELSDKGWETAGILNQAGVSISITTDHPVVGIEYLRMSAIQARNHGLEEKDAWKAITVNAAKHLGVEERVGSLEVGKDADVVIWNEDPFDGSSYVLKTFVDGEEVYSLG from the coding sequence ATGAGGTTAATTAAAAACGGCACAATCATCGTAGGAAACGGCGAAACCCTTACAAATGCGAGCGTACTCATTAAAGATGGAAAAGTAAAGCAAATTGGAGAGGTAACGCTAAACGAGGAGCCTGAACAAGTGATCGATGCAACCGGCCACTATATCACACCAGGCCTTATTGATGTACACACGCACCTGGGAGTACATGAGGAAGGGATCGGCCAACCGGGGCAAGATTTTAACGAAACAAGCAGCCCTATTACGCCGGAAATTCGTGCACTTGATGGGATTAATCCTCGTGATAAAGGATTTGAAGATGCACGAAAAGCTGGCGTTACAACGGTTCAAGTGTTGCCAGGCAGCGCGAATGTGATCGGCGGTGAGATGGTGACGCTTAAGACAAGCGGGTCCGTCGTCGATGAGATGGTGCTTCGTAGTCCTTCTGGCATGAAAGCTGCTTTCGGTGAGAACCCGAAACGCCTTCATGGGACAAAAGGCCGAGCGCCCGTCACTCGTATGGGAATCGCAGCGATGTTCCGCCAGCAGTTGAGAAAAGCACAGCAATACAAAGAAAAGCTCGAGCGCGGAGAGAACGTGGAGGACAACCTAGGACTTGAAAACTTAGTCAAAGTTCTAAACAAAGAGATCCCCCTTCGCGCCCACGCGCACCGTGCGGATGATATTGTGACTCTTCTTAGACTGGCGAAGGAGTTCGATCTAAACATCAGTATCGAGCATTGCACAGAAGGTCATCAAATCCCAGATTACATTGCCCAATTCAACTTCCCAGCAGCCGTCGGACCGACCATGTCCACGCGCTCAAAGGTAGAATTAAGCGATAAAGGATGGGAAACAGCAGGCATCCTGAACCAGGCAGGTGTGTCTATATCGATCACAACCGATCACCCTGTCGTTGGCATTGAGTACTTGCGCATGAGTGCTATTCAGGCCAGAAATCATGGGTTAGAGGAAAAGGATGCATGGAAAGCCATTACGGTTAATGCGGCTAAGCATTTAGGTGTCGAGGAGCGCGTCGGGTCTTTAGAAGTAGGGAAAGATGCGGATGTTGTGATTTGGAATGAGGATCCGTTTGATGGTAGTAGTTATGTGTTGAAGACGTTTGTTGATGGGGAAGAGGTTTATTCGTTAGGTTAG
- a CDS encoding amidohydrolase, with protein sequence METLYYGGDIITMEQENEEVEAVLVRDGKIQQKGSKLELEAQASEGVQRIDLEGKTLMPSFIDPHGHISFVGPVEQMANLSECTNFKEIQETLETYMTENHHDSNSPVIGFGYDPTRLEEQQHPTKEILNAVSTESPIFILHASGHMGCGNDRILDLAGIGQDTPDEDGGTIGRIEGSREPNGYLEEGAMKPVQKTFSGRNLDYFKIAKQGQDVYIRNGITTVQDGASSRQTVQLFQALAQEEKLQIDVVSYPTMEGGGRDIMKENPDFAKVYQNRFKIGGYKIFLDGSPQGKTAWLTEPYEGEESYRGYPWYTDEQVKAYTTEAIEDGAQLLTHCNGDAAADQLLTSYEKALEASDRSDKNDLRPVMIHCQTVRNDQLDQMARIRMIPSIFMAHTYYWGDVHLKNLGDQRGRRISPARSALDRGLCVNFHQDPPVLKPDMLHTIWCAVNRQTRSGASIGPEERVSVYEALQAVTINAAYQYREEDEKGSITEGKLADLVVLDQNPLKVDPFSIRDIQVLETIKEGESIYRV encoded by the coding sequence ATGGAAACTTTATACTACGGTGGCGACATTATTACGATGGAGCAGGAAAATGAAGAAGTAGAAGCTGTTTTAGTGAGAGATGGGAAGATTCAACAGAAAGGATCGAAGCTTGAGCTTGAAGCACAAGCGAGCGAAGGCGTTCAACGGATCGACCTAGAAGGGAAGACACTAATGCCTTCCTTTATCGATCCACATGGGCACATTTCATTCGTTGGACCGGTTGAGCAGATGGCCAACCTTAGCGAGTGTACGAATTTTAAAGAGATACAAGAAACGTTAGAAACTTATATGACAGAAAACCATCACGATTCGAACTCACCTGTAATCGGATTTGGTTATGACCCCACACGGTTAGAAGAACAACAGCATCCGACGAAGGAGATTCTAAATGCGGTCTCAACTGAGTCCCCTATTTTTATCTTACATGCTTCCGGGCATATGGGATGCGGCAATGATAGAATCCTAGATTTAGCCGGAATTGGTCAGGATACTCCAGATGAAGATGGAGGAACGATCGGACGGATTGAAGGCAGCCGTGAGCCGAACGGTTACTTAGAAGAAGGAGCGATGAAACCCGTTCAGAAGACCTTTTCTGGTAGAAATCTCGATTACTTTAAGATTGCCAAACAAGGCCAGGACGTCTATATCCGGAACGGTATTACAACGGTTCAGGACGGTGCTAGCTCCAGGCAAACCGTGCAGCTATTTCAAGCACTGGCTCAAGAGGAGAAACTTCAGATTGACGTCGTTTCTTACCCTACTATGGAAGGGGGCGGTCGGGACATCATGAAGGAGAATCCCGACTTTGCGAAAGTTTATCAGAACCGCTTTAAAATCGGTGGCTACAAAATCTTTCTCGACGGAAGCCCTCAAGGGAAAACGGCCTGGCTTACAGAGCCTTACGAAGGAGAAGAGAGTTACCGAGGATATCCGTGGTATACCGATGAGCAGGTAAAAGCTTATACGACCGAAGCCATAGAAGACGGCGCTCAACTCTTAACCCATTGTAACGGGGATGCGGCTGCAGATCAGCTTCTTACATCATACGAAAAAGCTTTAGAAGCATCCGACCGTTCTGATAAAAATGACCTCCGCCCAGTCATGATTCACTGTCAGACTGTACGGAATGATCAACTTGATCAGATGGCACGTATTCGGATGATCCCATCGATCTTTATGGCTCATACGTACTATTGGGGAGATGTGCACCTGAAGAATCTAGGGGACCAACGAGGACGTCGCATCAGCCCGGCCCGCTCCGCTTTGGACCGCGGTTTGTGTGTGAACTTCCACCAGGATCCCCCTGTCCTCAAGCCTGACATGCTTCATACAATCTGGTGTGCCGTGAACCGCCAGACAAGATCCGGTGCATCGATTGGGCCTGAGGAGCGTGTGAGTGTATATGAAGCCCTGCAAGCTGTGACGATTAATGCTGCTTATCAATATCGTGAGGAAGATGAGAAAGGGAGTATTACGGAAGGGAAACTGGCTGACTTGGTTGTGTTAGATCAGAATCCTTTGAAGGTTGATCCTTTTTCTATACGTGATATTCAGGTTTTAGAGACGATTAAGGAAGGTGAAAGTATCTACCGGGTTTAA
- a CDS encoding 3-dehydroquinate synthase II, which translates to MQKQTAYYKVTKIVEVGEGMRVCLDFADILAPSEGLFVGNTGHGYVHILSENRETGDYPARPFRINCGAFHQYLHQGDRTLYLHEINPGEAIKLFDLEEERERYVGRVKIEKRPFIRVECETGDGTISATLQNSSSVFIREESEGELSVQDLAVGHRILCLPDQPGRHLGERIEGTIFER; encoded by the coding sequence ATGCAGAAACAAACGGCGTATTATAAAGTAACAAAGATCGTAGAAGTAGGAGAAGGTATGAGGGTATGTTTAGATTTCGCTGATATTTTGGCCCCATCAGAAGGTCTATTCGTAGGCAACACCGGGCATGGATATGTGCACATTCTCTCGGAGAACCGGGAAACAGGGGATTATCCAGCAAGACCCTTCAGAATTAACTGTGGAGCCTTTCATCAGTATTTGCATCAAGGAGATCGAACACTTTATCTTCATGAAATCAATCCTGGTGAGGCAATTAAGCTTTTTGACCTTGAAGAAGAACGAGAGCGGTACGTCGGGCGAGTCAAGATTGAGAAGCGACCTTTCATCAGGGTTGAGTGTGAAACCGGTGACGGCACGATCTCTGCTACTCTTCAGAACTCTTCAAGTGTGTTTATTCGTGAGGAAAGTGAAGGGGAACTCTCTGTTCAGGATTTAGCCGTTGGGCATCGCATTTTATGTCTTCCTGACCAACCTGGACGCCATTTGGGTGAGAGGATTGAGGGGACTATTTTTGAGAGGTAG